A region of Rhizobium grahamii DNA encodes the following proteins:
- the ytfQ gene encoding galactofuranose ABC transporter, galactofuranose-binding protein YtfQ, with amino-acid sequence MKLKTALLSATILAACMFGSASAAELVVGFSQIGSESGWRAAETTVTKEEAKKRGIDLKFADAQQKQENQIKAIRSFIAQGVNAILLAPVVETGWDAVLKEAKEADIPVILLDRTIKAPEDLYLTAVTSDQVHEGKVAGDWLVKTVGDKACNVVELQGTTGSSPAIARKKGFEEAIAGKSNFKIVRSQTGDFTRTKGKEVMESFLKAENGGKDICALYAHNDDMAVGGIQAIKEAGLKPGKDILVVSIDSVPDIFKAMEAGEANATVELTPNMAGPAFDALDAYLKDKKAPPKWIQTESKLYTQADDPKKVYESKKGLGY; translated from the coding sequence ATGAAATTGAAGACTGCACTCTTGAGTGCCACGATTCTTGCTGCCTGCATGTTCGGTTCAGCGTCGGCTGCCGAACTCGTCGTCGGCTTCTCGCAGATCGGTTCTGAATCCGGCTGGCGTGCTGCCGAAACGACGGTCACCAAGGAAGAGGCCAAGAAGCGCGGCATCGACCTGAAGTTTGCCGATGCCCAGCAGAAGCAGGAAAACCAGATCAAGGCCATCCGTTCCTTCATCGCGCAGGGCGTCAATGCGATCCTGCTCGCTCCCGTGGTCGAAACCGGCTGGGATGCGGTTCTGAAGGAAGCCAAGGAAGCCGATATTCCGGTCATCCTGCTCGACCGCACGATCAAGGCGCCTGAGGATCTCTACCTCACCGCCGTAACGTCGGATCAGGTGCATGAAGGCAAGGTTGCCGGCGACTGGCTCGTGAAGACGGTCGGCGACAAGGCATGCAACGTCGTCGAGCTTCAGGGCACCACCGGTTCGTCCCCGGCGATCGCCCGCAAGAAGGGCTTCGAGGAAGCCATTGCAGGCAAGTCCAACTTCAAGATCGTTCGCAGCCAGACCGGCGACTTCACCCGTACCAAGGGTAAGGAAGTCATGGAAAGCTTCCTGAAGGCCGAGAACGGCGGCAAGGACATCTGCGCTCTCTACGCCCATAACGACGACATGGCTGTTGGCGGCATTCAGGCGATCAAGGAAGCTGGTCTGAAGCCGGGCAAGGACATCCTCGTCGTCTCGATCGACTCCGTTCCTGATATCTTCAAGGCAATGGAAGCCGGTGAGGCCAATGCAACGGTCGAGCTGACGCCGAACATGGCCGGCCCGGCATTCGACGCGCTCGACGCCTACCTGAAGGACAAGAAGGCGCCGCCGAAGTGGATTCAGACGGAATCGAAGCTCTACACCCAGGCTGATGACCCGAAGAAGGTCTATGAGTCCAAGAAGGGCCTCGGCTACTGA
- the ytfR gene encoding galactofuranose ABC transporter, ATP-binding protein YtfR, producing the protein MIHDFENVLVASGMSKFFPGAVALNKVDFTLRKGEVHALLGENGAGKSTLIKCMTGAYHRDEGSLMLDGAEIDPSNTLAAQKLGIGTVYQEVNLLPNLSVAENLFLGRQPRRFGMIDTAAMNRQARMLLEEYGLDIDVSAQLDRFSVAVQQVVAIARAVDLSGKVLILDEPTASLDTHEVAMLFRIVNDLRKRGLGIVFITHFIEQVYEISDRITVLRNGRLVGTRDTADLPRQSLIEMMLGHELAHAEAAAKERTIAAGPVKYSFEGYGKRGKVRPFDLEVRVGEVVGVAGLLGSGRTETAELMFGIESADSGTARIDGKTVSLSSPRAAIRNGFGFCPEDRKTDGIIGDLSIRENIALALQARRGWARPLSRSEQNQLADRYIKALDIRTTDREKPIRLLSGGNQQKAILARWLATNPDFLILDEPTRGIDVGAHAEIIRLIEQLCEKGMSLIVISSELEELVAYSSRVLVLRDREHVAELAGEKVTTAGIVQAIAAADKKAEDA; encoded by the coding sequence ATGATTCACGATTTTGAGAACGTGCTCGTGGCGTCCGGGATGTCCAAATTCTTCCCCGGCGCTGTCGCGCTAAACAAGGTCGACTTCACGCTACGAAAGGGTGAAGTACATGCCCTGCTCGGCGAGAACGGCGCGGGCAAGTCGACGCTGATCAAATGCATGACCGGTGCCTACCATCGCGATGAAGGCAGCCTGATGCTTGATGGTGCGGAGATCGATCCGAGCAACACGCTCGCTGCCCAGAAGCTCGGTATCGGCACGGTCTATCAGGAGGTCAACCTCCTTCCCAATCTCAGCGTTGCCGAAAATCTCTTCCTTGGGCGCCAGCCGCGGCGCTTCGGGATGATCGACACGGCAGCGATGAACCGCCAGGCGCGCATGCTTCTGGAAGAATACGGTCTCGATATCGATGTCTCTGCGCAGCTTGATCGCTTTTCCGTCGCGGTCCAGCAGGTCGTCGCGATAGCGCGAGCCGTAGACCTTTCCGGCAAGGTTCTCATTCTGGACGAGCCGACCGCCAGCCTCGATACGCATGAGGTTGCGATGTTGTTCCGCATCGTAAACGACTTGAGGAAGCGCGGGCTAGGAATTGTTTTCATTACGCATTTTATAGAACAGGTTTACGAGATCAGTGACCGGATAACGGTCCTGCGCAATGGTCGCCTGGTGGGAACGCGCGACACCGCAGATCTGCCGCGGCAAAGTCTGATCGAGATGATGCTTGGCCACGAACTGGCCCATGCCGAGGCCGCCGCCAAGGAGAGGACGATCGCTGCCGGGCCGGTGAAGTACAGCTTCGAGGGCTACGGTAAGCGCGGCAAGGTCCGGCCGTTCGATCTTGAGGTTCGCGTCGGCGAAGTGGTCGGCGTTGCGGGCCTTCTCGGCTCGGGCCGAACCGAAACCGCCGAGCTGATGTTCGGGATAGAGAGTGCCGATAGCGGCACCGCCAGGATCGACGGCAAGACCGTGTCGCTGTCGAGCCCAAGAGCCGCCATCCGCAACGGTTTCGGGTTCTGCCCCGAGGACCGGAAGACGGATGGGATCATCGGCGACCTGTCGATACGGGAAAACATCGCATTGGCGCTGCAGGCCCGCCGCGGCTGGGCGCGACCTCTGTCACGCAGCGAGCAGAACCAGCTCGCAGACCGCTATATCAAGGCTCTCGATATCCGCACCACCGACCGCGAGAAGCCGATCCGGCTTCTGTCCGGGGGCAACCAGCAGAAGGCCATCCTTGCACGCTGGCTGGCGACCAATCCTGACTTTCTGATCCTGGATGAGCCCACGCGCGGCATCGACGTCGGTGCACACGCGGAGATCATCCGCCTGATCGAGCAACTTTGTGAAAAGGGCATGTCGCTGATCGTGATTTCATCGGAATTAGAAGAGCTTGTGGCTTACAGTTCACGTGTCTTGGTACTCCGGGACCGCGAGCATGTGGCCGAACTGGCCGGCGAGAAGGTAACCACGGCAGGCATCGTGCAGGCGATCGCCGCGGCCGACAAGAAGGCGGAGGACGCATGA